The Vidua macroura isolate BioBank_ID:100142 chromosome 4, ASM2450914v1, whole genome shotgun sequence genome window below encodes:
- the AADAT gene encoding kynurenine/alpha-aminoadipate aminotransferase, mitochondrial, which yields MNYSRFITTVSAARKASPIRLLTELMQKSPPSLISLAGGAPNPNLFPFKRATVDIGHGTPIEIGEDLMKRALQYSASAGIPELLSWLKDFQRNLHDPPTANYSPEQGQMEVCVTTGSQEGLCKVFEMLINPGDNILLDAPTYAGTLAALKPLGCNIISIPSDQHGIIPKALKEILSAWSPEDVKNRSNHLPKFLYTIPNGCNPTGNSLTTERKKEIYQLARKYDFLIIEDDPYYFLQFEKPWAPTFLSMDVDGRVIRTDSFSKILSSGLRIGFLTGPKPLIDRVVLHIQVSTMHTSTFTQIMISQLLQQWGQKGFLEHIDRVVDFYRIQRDAMLTAADKWLKDLAEWYPPAAGMFLWIKIKGISDTQQLIMEKALKKEVLLVPGGAFNIDNSEPSSYVRASFSLPSPAQMDLAFKRLADLIKESL from the exons ATGAATTACTCTAGGTTTATCACCACTGTGAGTGCAGCAAGAAAAGCATCTCCAATAAGACTGCTGA CTGAATTGATGCAGAAGTCTCCTCCATCTCTCATCTCTCTGGCTGGAGGGGCACCAAATCCTAATCTTTTTCCATTTAAGAGGGCAACTGTTGACATTGGACATGGAACACCTATTGAGATTGGGGAAGATCTGATGAAGAGAGCTCTCCAGTACTCAGCCTCAGCAGG GATTCCAGAACTGTTGTCTTGGCTAAAAGATTTCCAGCGGAACTTACATGATCCTCCCACAGCCAATTACAGTCCTGAGCAAGGACAGATGGAAGTGTGTGTCACAACTGGCAGCCAGGAAGGCTTGTGTAAA gtgtTTGAAATGCTCATTAATCCTGGAGACAACATCCTTTTGGATGCACCCACATACGCGGGCACACTAGCAGCT CTGAAACCCTTGGGTTGTAATATAATTAGTATTCCTAGTGACCAACATGGCATTATTCcaaaagctttaaaagaaattctgtcTGCTTGGAGCCCAGAGGATGTAAAAAATCGTAGCAATCACCTCCCCAAATTCCTGTACACTATTCCAAATGGATGCAACCCAACTGGCAACTCGCTGACCACAGAGCGCAAAAAGGAGATTTACCAG cttgcaagaaaatatgattttctCATAATAGAAGATGATCCTTACTACTTTCTTCAATTtgaaaag CCATGGGCTCCAACTTTCCTCTCAATGGATGTGGATGGCCGAGTTATCAGGACCGACTCTTTCTCTAAAATTCTCTCATCTGG TTTACGAATAGGTTTTCTGACGGGTCCCAAGCCTCTCATCGACAGAGTTGTTCTACACATTCAGGTGTCAACAATGCACACCAGCACTTTCACACAG attATGATATCACAGCTGCTTCAGCAATGGGGACAAAAGGGTTTCTTGGAGCATATAGACAG AGTGGTGGACTTCTACAGGATCCAGCGGGATGCAATGCTCACTGCTGCTGACAAGTGGTTAAAAG aTTTGGCAGAATGGtaccctcctgctgctggcatgtTCTTATGGATCAAAATAAAGGGTATTTCTGATACACAGCAGCTGATAATGGAAAAGGCTTTGAAGAAAGAA GTATTACTGGTTCCTGGAGGAGCATTCAATATTGATAATTCAGAGCCTAGTTCTTATGTCAGAGCCTCCttctctctgccttctcctgcccAGATGGATCTG GCCTTCAAGAGACTGGCTGACCTTATAAAAGAATCTTTGTGA